In a genomic window of candidate division WOR-3 bacterium:
- a CDS encoding helix-turn-helix transcriptional regulator, whose amino-acid sequence MFGKLVGEILKRLRKEKGLTQKEIAKSINWSVITIHRLERGKLKEIPLSLILAYLRSLGIPYAKFFSELEDKEIKREVKRLIGKREISQKGVKSAIRYTTGIRFPTKPLVNFPEYARRQINDFLSLKGIKETKKYLQFAEEYFRALFTGEPPLEEISERYEKEGLDPLRLWKVKKIVIAAEKRERKRKVKPEPLKKQREMSKRQIRYLEFSERVRERVKRVIFQTKGATATHLKIHLGMIPSAYRLMKEAEGKPSRAAIENWVEKKVKELGERRILEPMLEIVKEEYNRFFPKGC is encoded by the coding sequence ATGTTTGGAAAATTAGTTGGGGAAATCCTGAAAAGGTTAAGAAAGGAGAAGGGTTTAACCCAGAAGGAGATTGCGAAAAGTATTAACTGGTCGGTAATTACTATCCACAGATTGGAGAGGGGGAAGTTGAAAGAGATTCCCCTTTCGCTTATTCTTGCCTATTTGCGTTCTCTGGGGATTCCTTATGCCAAGTTCTTTTCCGAGTTAGAAGATAAGGAGATTAAAAGGGAGGTGAAGAGGTTAATTGGGAAAAGGGAAATTTCGCAGAAGGGGGTAAAGAGTGCGATAAGGTATACTACGGGGATAAGGTTTCCGACAAAACCGCTAGTCAATTTTCCGGAATATGCCCGAAGGCAGATTAATGACTTCCTCTCTCTTAAAGGGATAAAGGAGACAAAGAAGTATCTCCAATTCGCTGAGGAATATTTCCGTGCCCTCTTTACAGGAGAGCCACCCCTGGAAGAGATTAGTGAGAGATATGAAAAGGAAGGTCTTGATCCATTGCGGCTGTGGAAGGTGAAGAAGATAGTGATTGCCGCGGAGAAGAGGGAAAGGAAAAGGAAGGTAAAACCTGAGCCCTTAAAGAAGCAGAGGGAGATGAGTAAGAGGCAGATAAGGTATTTGGAATTTTCCGAAAGGGTAAGGGAGAGGGTGAAGAGGGTAATCTTTCAGACGAAAGGCGCAACCGCTACCCATTTGAAGATTCATTTGGGGATGATTCCTTCGGCTTATCGGCTAATGAAGGAGGCAGAGGGAAAGCCTTCCCGGGCGGCAATAGAAAATTGGGTTGAAAAGAAGGTAAAGGAATTGGGGGAGAGGAGGATTTTGGAGCCGATGTTAGAGATTGTGAAGGAGGAATACAATCGGTTTTTTCCTAAGGGTTGCTAA
- a CDS encoding rod shape-determining protein: MLGFFKDIKERFINDIAIDLGTSSTLIYVREKGIVLREPSIVAIEEKNHTPVAVGLEAKKMLGRTPEGMKAVRPMKDGVIADFGLVEVMLRYFIERVQKKRMFVRPRVVICVPSGITEVEKRAVRDSVEACGAREIYLVSEPIAAALGVNLPVEEPTGSMIIDIGGGTTEIAVVALSGIVNSTSVRVAGDEMDEAIINYVKKNYNLIIGEQTAEMVKIKIGSAYATGEDEQCEVKGRDLVSGIPKTIKVTSSKIREALEEPISLIIDAIRQALERTPPELAADIVDRGIYMAGGGSLLRGLDLLINEETGLAIHVAPNPIDCVVLGAGKILEDIKRYSKLFLPAGD, encoded by the coding sequence ATGCTTGGATTCTTTAAGGATATTAAGGAAAGGTTTATCAATGACATCGCCATTGACTTGGGGACCTCTTCCACCTTAATCTATGTCCGGGAGAAGGGGATTGTCCTGAGGGAGCCTTCAATTGTGGCGATTGAGGAGAAGAATCACACACCAGTAGCGGTTGGTCTGGAAGCAAAGAAGATGCTCGGCCGCACCCCGGAGGGGATGAAGGCGGTCCGGCCGATGAAGGATGGGGTGATTGCCGACTTCGGTCTGGTAGAGGTGATGCTGCGTTATTTCATTGAGCGGGTACAGAAAAAACGGATGTTCGTCAGACCCCGGGTGGTGATCTGTGTCCCCTCAGGGATTACCGAAGTGGAGAAGAGGGCGGTTAGGGATTCGGTGGAGGCTTGCGGGGCGAGGGAGATTTATTTGGTCTCGGAACCCATCGCCGCCGCTTTGGGCGTCAATTTACCAGTGGAAGAGCCGACCGGCAGTATGATAATTGATATCGGTGGTGGGACAACCGAGATCGCGGTCGTTGCCTTATCGGGAATTGTCAATTCCACTTCGGTTCGGGTTGCCGGTGATGAGATGGATGAGGCGATTATCAATTATGTGAAGAAGAATTATAATTTAATCATTGGCGAACAGACCGCGGAGATGGTGAAGATAAAGATTGGCTCCGCTTATGCCACCGGGGAGGATGAGCAGTGTGAGGTGAAAGGGAGGGATTTGGTCTCCGGTATTCCCAAGACGATTAAGGTCACTTCTTCTAAGATTCGGGAAGCCTTAGAAGAGCCCATCAGTCTCATCATTGATGCGATAAGGCAGGCATTAGAGCGTACCCCACCGGAATTGGCTGCGGATATTGTGGACCGGGGGATTTATATGGCGGGCGGTGGTTCTCTCTTGCGGGGACTTGACCTTTTGATTAACGAGGAGACCGGCCTGGCAATTCATGTGGCACCCAATCCGATTGACTGTGTCGTTTTAGGAGCGGGAAAAATCCTAGAAGATATCAAGAGATATTCTAAACTATTTCTACCCGCAGGCGATTAG
- the mreC gene encoding rod shape-determining protein MreC, which produces MSFRERLNLSLIPFLFSLFFLLLPINFKLAISSAAESFFLFPARFLKRELDYLRDLRRERDDLAQRLIALNQRLAMPNGSFEKAEINLLRAEIVGRDHTLRSFLIIDKGKRDGVREDQTALTPEGLVGRVLKAGENFSLIETFYSPHLHISVVNQRTKDVGIVRRKGRGWQDSFLALDYFSPGADVLVGDTLFTSGQGGIFPKGIKVGYVKSITPTREIFLEIVVVPVVSLLKIDGLYLLSREEKKERVEEKREMEKLLRELELKIPEFFRLR; this is translated from the coding sequence ATGTCTTTCCGAGAGCGCTTAAACCTCTCTTTAATCCCTTTTCTCTTCTCCCTCTTCTTTCTTCTCTTGCCAATAAATTTTAAGTTAGCCATCTCTTCGGCGGCGGAGAGTTTTTTCCTCTTTCCCGCCCGGTTTCTCAAAAGGGAACTTGACTACCTTCGGGATTTAAGGCGGGAGCGAGACGATCTGGCGCAGAGATTGATCGCCCTTAATCAGAGATTGGCAATGCCCAACGGTAGTTTTGAGAAAGCGGAAATTAATCTTTTGCGAGCGGAGATTGTCGGTCGGGACCATACCCTCCGTTCTTTTCTCATCATTGATAAAGGGAAGAGGGATGGGGTTAGGGAGGACCAGACCGCCTTAACTCCAGAAGGTTTGGTGGGGAGGGTCTTAAAGGCAGGAGAAAATTTTTCTCTAATTGAGACCTTTTACTCCCCCCATCTGCATATCTCGGTTGTTAATCAGAGGACGAAGGATGTGGGAATAGTGCGTCGGAAGGGAAGGGGTTGGCAGGATTCCTTTTTGGCACTTGACTATTTCTCACCCGGTGCCGATGTCTTGGTGGGCGATACCCTTTTCACCTCCGGTCAGGGTGGAATTTTTCCTAAGGGGATTAAAGTTGGGTATGTGAAAAGTATTACGCCGACCCGAGAGATCTTTTTAGAAATTGTCGTTGTCCCGGTAGTTTCCCTCTTAAAGATTGATGGTCTTTACCTCCTATCTCGGGAGGAGAAGAAGGAGAGGGTAGAGGAGAAGAGGGAGATGGAAAAGTTATTAAGGGAGTTGGAGTTGAAAATTCCGGAATTCTTTCGCCTGCGATGA
- the mreD gene encoding rod shape-determining protein MreD, translated as MRVITEKRKGEKVIQGLFSFLLLYILWTVETVFPFWFPELSLIFLVVAALSFSPPLATFLGFFLGFLTDNLSPTLLGRYALLFSLIAFLLSYFKRYLIFSYPYLFSLVLLSLLLKGLVGGFNLLKFFLTLLSVIPTISLLRKWGKGIFLNR; from the coding sequence ATGAGGGTAATTACTGAGAAGAGGAAAGGGGAGAAGGTAATCCAAGGGCTCTTCTCTTTTCTCTTGCTCTATATCTTATGGACGGTGGAGACGGTCTTTCCTTTCTGGTTTCCGGAACTTTCCCTTATCTTTCTTGTGGTGGCTGCCCTCAGTTTTTCGCCCCCCCTCGCCACCTTTTTGGGTTTCTTTCTCGGTTTCCTCACCGACAATCTCTCGCCTACCCTTCTTGGTCGCTACGCTCTCCTTTTTAGCCTGATCGCTTTCCTTCTGAGTTATTTTAAGAGATACCTTATCTTCTCTTATCCTTATCTCTTCTCCTTAGTTCTCCTCTCCCTTCTTTTAAAGGGTTTGGTTGGTGGTTTCAATCTGCTGAAATTTTTTCTCACCCTTCTATCCGTGATCCCAACAATTAGTTTACTTCGGAAGTGGGGGAAAGGAATTTTTCTTAACCGATGA
- the mrdA gene encoding penicillin-binding protein 2 yields the protein MIRKIRVVFYTAVGFSLLFFIRLFYLQVFAGAKYAHLAHFQSIRRIVWKAPRGRIFDQKGRVVADVKPSFSLSLIPRELDSLTERKLAEVVSWDKELINENRNAYSPIEILANLSQEKAIELEERLSGLRGVRLEVRPIRYYPYPFLFHALGSVNKITKEEWERDKTYEKRDFIGRQGIERWYEKILRGKDGFRLVEVDARGREIGDLPEVEEVEPVAGCDLYLSLDLDLLFLVDSLFAPYKRGACVALDPRNGRVLILYSKPYLDPNLFLFAFPPEVWERIKNNPGKPFFNRVTQAQFPPGSTFKPLVALAGLENGRLRSSSRFLPCNGGFKFGNRYFRCWTAHGSLGLIDAIAQSCNTYFYQVGLAIGLEEIIKMAEDFNFGKKTGIDLPGEEKGILPTPAYLDRKYRGRYPKGIVLNLAIGQGEIAVTPIQLALFYCAIAQKGKIYTPHLVDSIKFPCRVYHPTFLDSLSDFLPVIRDKDTIYTYLPEAREVRLSLENLRLIDSALQFVVERGTGRRAFLPEVKVCGKTGTAENPFGADHAWFVGYAPKENPTIVLCVLVENVGKGGVHAVPIASRIFRRYFHLEENGTVSPMAKGE from the coding sequence ATGATAAGAAAGATAAGGGTTGTTTTTTATACGGCTGTGGGATTTTCCCTTCTCTTTTTTATCCGGCTTTTTTACCTCCAGGTATTCGCCGGAGCGAAATATGCCCATCTTGCTCACTTCCAGAGTATCCGCCGGATAGTTTGGAAAGCACCCCGGGGGAGGATTTTTGACCAAAAGGGAAGGGTGGTGGCGGATGTGAAGCCTTCCTTCTCTCTTTCCCTCATTCCCCGGGAACTTGATTCCCTAACCGAGCGGAAGTTGGCGGAGGTGGTGAGTTGGGATAAGGAGTTAATCAATGAAAATCGGAACGCCTATTCCCCAATAGAGATTCTGGCTAACCTTTCTCAGGAAAAGGCGATTGAGTTGGAGGAGCGTCTAAGTGGTCTGCGGGGTGTGCGGTTGGAGGTGAGACCGATTCGGTATTATCCCTACCCCTTTCTCTTTCACGCCTTGGGGAGTGTCAATAAAATTACGAAAGAGGAGTGGGAGAGGGATAAGACCTATGAGAAGAGAGATTTTATCGGCCGGCAGGGAATTGAAAGGTGGTACGAGAAGATTTTGCGGGGTAAGGATGGGTTTCGTTTGGTGGAGGTTGATGCCCGGGGAAGGGAGATTGGTGATTTGCCGGAGGTAGAAGAGGTGGAGCCGGTCGCCGGTTGTGATTTATATCTCTCGTTGGATTTAGATCTATTATTTTTAGTTGATTCCCTTTTTGCCCCTTACAAGAGGGGGGCTTGTGTGGCGCTTGACCCAAGAAACGGGCGGGTTTTAATCCTTTATTCTAAACCCTATCTTGACCCTAATCTTTTCCTTTTCGCCTTTCCGCCGGAGGTCTGGGAGAGGATAAAGAATAATCCCGGGAAACCATTTTTCAACCGTGTGACCCAAGCCCAATTTCCCCCTGGTTCCACCTTTAAACCCTTAGTCGCCTTAGCGGGATTAGAGAACGGCCGGTTAAGAAGCAGCAGCAGATTCTTACCCTGTAATGGAGGATTTAAGTTTGGCAACCGATATTTTCGTTGTTGGACCGCCCACGGGAGTTTAGGATTAATTGATGCCATTGCCCAATCCTGTAATACTTATTTCTATCAGGTGGGATTGGCGATTGGTTTAGAAGAGATAATTAAAATGGCGGAAGATTTCAATTTTGGGAAAAAGACCGGGATTGACCTCCCCGGAGAAGAGAAGGGCATTCTCCCAACCCCTGCCTATTTGGATAGGAAATACCGGGGGAGATATCCCAAGGGGATAGTTTTAAATCTGGCGATTGGGCAGGGAGAAATTGCGGTGACACCAATTCAATTGGCACTTTTTTACTGCGCCATCGCCCAGAAAGGCAAGATCTATACACCCCATCTTGTGGATTCTATAAAATTTCCCTGCCGGGTTTATCACCCAACCTTTTTGGATTCTCTTTCCGACTTCCTCCCCGTGATTAGGGATAAGGATACGATTTATACTTATCTACCTGAGGCACGGGAAGTTAGGCTTTCCTTAGAAAATCTTCGTCTGATTGATTCCGCCTTGCAATTCGTTGTGGAGCGGGGAACGGGTCGGAGGGCTTTTCTGCCGGAGGTTAAGGTTTGCGGCAAGACGGGAACTGCAGAAAATCCATTTGGCGCCGACCACGCCTGGTTTGTGGGCTATGCCCCAAAAGAGAACCCAACGATTGTCCTCTGTGTCTTAGTGGAGAACGTGGGGAAAGGTGGTGTCCATGCGGTACCTATCGCCTCGCGGATTTTTCGTCGCTACTTCCACTTAGAAGAAAACGGGACAGTTTCTCCGATGGCAAAAGGCGAATAG
- the rodA gene encoding rod shape-determining protein RodA codes for MKRVKFRTVLIPAIVLTGIGLSSIYSAGGWVYFIRQLLWFLLSLLFFYLAYRAEKRILITFSPFLYFLAIFFLLSVLVLNHGPVKRWLNFGPVSIQPAEFAKVFAILFLARILAQKKKFSFSLSSLALPSLLIFLPAFLIFLQPDLGSALSFLAIFAFLLYFKGLRGYEIVLLFSPLFSCLFGLSLTSWVIYFFALALFLYFKASITQFLSGLGINSFFGLLTPVLFNNLKDYQKTRLLSFLSSSLDYKGTGWSAFQSKVAIGSGLFFGKGYLKGKMARLEFIPNRHTDFIFTTIGEEFGLLGGAILIGIFLYFLYNLLRLIRGLRDETGQLVIAGGVGLFFYHIVVNLGMVLGILPVTGLTLPFISYGGSSLLANFLLLGLMLNFALKED; via the coding sequence ATGAAAAGGGTAAAATTTAGGACGGTTTTAATCCCCGCAATAGTTTTGACCGGGATCGGTCTCTCCTCCATTTACAGTGCTGGGGGTTGGGTTTATTTTATCCGGCAATTACTTTGGTTTCTCCTCTCCCTTCTCTTCTTCTACCTTGCCTACCGGGCGGAAAAGCGGATTTTAATCACCTTTTCCCCATTTCTCTACTTTTTAGCAATCTTCTTCCTCCTTTCGGTTTTGGTTCTAAATCACGGACCGGTGAAACGGTGGTTAAATTTTGGTCCGGTGAGTATCCAACCGGCGGAGTTTGCCAAAGTCTTCGCCATCCTCTTTCTGGCAAGGATTCTTGCTCAGAAGAAAAAGTTCTCTTTTTCTCTTTCTTCCTTAGCCCTTCCCTCTCTTTTAATTTTCCTACCGGCTTTTCTCATTTTCCTCCAGCCGGATTTGGGTTCCGCCCTCTCCTTCCTGGCAATTTTCGCTTTCCTTTTATATTTTAAGGGACTGAGGGGTTATGAGATTGTCTTATTATTTTCCCCCCTTTTTTCTTGCCTTTTTGGTTTATCATTAACGAGTTGGGTGATTTATTTTTTTGCCCTCGCCCTTTTCCTTTATTTTAAGGCATCCATCACCCAATTTCTTTCCGGTTTAGGAATAAATTCCTTTTTTGGACTTCTCACCCCGGTCCTATTTAATAATCTTAAAGATTACCAGAAGACCCGACTCCTCTCTTTTCTCTCTTCTTCTCTGGACTATAAAGGAACAGGTTGGAGTGCCTTTCAATCAAAGGTGGCAATTGGCTCCGGTCTTTTTTTTGGCAAGGGTTATCTGAAAGGGAAGATGGCGCGCTTAGAATTTATTCCCAACCGGCACACCGATTTCATCTTCACCACGATTGGCGAAGAGTTTGGCCTTTTGGGTGGGGCAATTTTGATTGGGATTTTTCTCTATTTCCTTTATAATCTTCTTCGTCTAATTCGGGGTTTACGGGATGAGACCGGTCAATTAGTTATCGCTGGAGGGGTTGGTCTTTTTTTCTATCACATTGTGGTCAATTTGGGTATGGTTTTAGGAATTCTACCAGTAACGGGTCTCACTTTACCTTTTATCTCCTATGGCGGTTCTTCCCTTTTAGCCAATTTCTTACTTTTGGGGCTTATGCTCAACTTTGCCCTCAAAGAGGATTAG
- the rlmN gene encoding 23S rRNA (adenine(2503)-C(2))-methyltransferase RlmN has translation MEKELIKSFTYENLLVKVREWGFKDYTAKQIFSWLWQKGIEDFSQMTDIAKEKREFLKANFQIKVLEREKVLTSRDGTKKFLLSLLDRNKIEAVFIPEDKRRTVCVSTQVGCPLGCHFCLTARLGFKRNLKFYEILDQVQKIRKDFGQITNVVFMGMGEPFLNFEEVMKAVGILSSDFGFKIGQRHITISTAGILEGIYRLAESAWNVKLAISLNSPKDEVRSFLMPINQKYPIGELIKSLRYYVKKKRRRITIEYVLIKGLNDQEGDALLLGKILRGLPSKINLIPFNPFPGSDFSPPSEKEVENFASLLSLHYPYLITIRKSRGRDILAGCGQLIGR, from the coding sequence ATGGAAAAGGAACTAATCAAATCTTTTACTTACGAAAATTTGCTCGTTAAGGTTCGGGAATGGGGATTTAAGGATTACACCGCGAAACAGATTTTCTCTTGGCTCTGGCAGAAAGGAATAGAAGATTTTTCTCAAATGACCGATATCGCAAAAGAGAAGCGAGAGTTCTTAAAAGCAAATTTCCAAATAAAGGTCTTAGAAAGGGAGAAGGTTTTAACGAGTAGAGATGGGACAAAGAAATTTCTCTTATCTCTATTGGATAGAAATAAGATTGAAGCGGTCTTCATTCCCGAAGATAAGAGAAGGACCGTCTGTGTGTCAACACAGGTTGGTTGTCCCCTTGGTTGCCATTTCTGTCTCACCGCTCGGCTCGGATTCAAAAGAAACTTAAAATTCTATGAGATTTTAGACCAGGTGCAAAAGATAAGAAAAGATTTTGGGCAGATAACGAATGTTGTCTTTATGGGAATGGGAGAACCCTTTCTCAACTTTGAAGAGGTGATGAAGGCGGTTGGGATTTTAAGTTCTGATTTTGGTTTTAAGATTGGGCAGAGGCATATCACGATTTCTACCGCCGGAATCTTAGAAGGAATTTATCGTCTGGCAGAAAGCGCATGGAATGTGAAGTTGGCGATTTCCCTCAATTCGCCTAAGGATGAAGTTCGTAGTTTTTTGATGCCGATTAACCAAAAATACCCAATTGGGGAATTGATAAAATCTTTGCGGTATTATGTTAAAAAGAAAAGGCGGCGGATAACCATTGAGTATGTTTTGATTAAAGGGTTAAATGACCAAGAGGGAGATGCTCTTCTTTTGGGCAAGATTTTGCGGGGTCTTCCTTCCAAGATTAATCTCATTCCCTTCAATCCCTTTCCGGGAAGTGATTTTTCTCCACCTTCGGAAAAGGAGGTGGAGAATTTTGCTTCTCTCCTTTCCTTACACTATCCCTATCTCATAACGATTCGGAAAAGTCGGGGGAGAGATATTCTGGCGGGCTGTGGCCAACTAATTGGGAGATAA